The Flavobacterium piscisymbiosum genome includes a region encoding these proteins:
- a CDS encoding TonB-dependent receptor, whose amino-acid sequence MKKLHQYLGTLFLMFCLFFLPNKGLAQNTNTVSGKVLDDSGVTVPGANVSIKETGKSTVTDENGGYSFSNVEAGTYTIIATNVGYKTFEKKIAIKQGESLEVNLLLEGESQSLKEVVVTGSSTPRSKLESSVAITTMGAKAIEDRAPSSTAALLQTIPGFVVEASGGEIGNNLFARGIPSAGAYEYVQIQEDGLPVFEDGALQFANADTFYRLDETVSKMEAVRGGSASIFANNAPGGIINFISKTGQNDFQGRAKFTTSDYGMFRTDLNLSGALIQDKLFFNVGGFYRADNGVRNTGFTANKGGQIKGNITYKFDDDDYLRVNFKHLDDRNTFYLPIPLKSNNGKVEGIPGFNPNYGTLTSVNLSHLNVPQYGGGTFSADLEDGSHPIINSIGAEFKKKISEKVTFKNAFKNTNIDLNYNAIFPNGGPWTQDGYATDVQNTTASNLTYSYVDNGQTLDPNALIMRADLWHIEKKMNNFANNFSFNFDLDPVKLTAGYYYSNWKSNQYWNWNSYLVGVSDNPRLLNVKDNTSGVDHTWNGVERITWLERDAQTKGVLNDIYADAEIKATDNLTFNAGLRYNKDKYSGYRDNARFGAENLGILDNNTADDAVTTVKGNPYTYWRYDVSEWSYTAAGNYKFNDKMASYVRYSHGFRSPIEESFYDNAADLSKLENTEVNQFELGYKYASSFFSVNANLFHMNLKNVAFTDILSDGSSENKFADVNNIGLEVETNARYSIVKLNFTFTVQKPEYDNFTGTNADGSTFDFNGNTARRIPKFFCNLRPEVDITKDLTAYVQFSYFDKKFTNQDNRQVLPAYKEVGAGLNYTYNNLRFAVDASNLFNEIGLTEGDPRQTTSAASDVFMARPILGRAFRFSVAINF is encoded by the coding sequence ATGAAAAAGCTACACCAGTATTTAGGCACATTATTTTTAATGTTTTGCCTATTTTTTTTACCAAATAAAGGGCTTGCCCAAAATACCAATACAGTTTCCGGAAAAGTGCTTGACGATAGCGGAGTAACCGTTCCCGGAGCAAATGTATCGATTAAGGAAACCGGTAAAAGTACCGTTACAGATGAAAACGGAGGATATTCGTTCTCGAATGTCGAAGCAGGAACGTATACCATTATTGCAACCAATGTGGGTTATAAAACCTTCGAGAAAAAAATTGCCATAAAACAAGGAGAATCCTTAGAGGTAAATTTATTGCTTGAAGGAGAATCTCAAAGCTTAAAAGAAGTTGTCGTTACAGGATCATCAACGCCAAGATCAAAATTAGAGTCGAGCGTTGCGATTACGACAATGGGCGCCAAAGCAATCGAAGACAGAGCGCCGTCGAGTACAGCAGCATTGCTTCAAACTATTCCCGGATTTGTGGTTGAAGCATCTGGAGGAGAAATAGGAAACAACCTTTTCGCAAGAGGAATTCCGTCTGCGGGAGCGTATGAATATGTACAAATTCAGGAAGACGGATTGCCGGTTTTTGAAGATGGAGCTTTACAATTTGCCAATGCCGATACTTTTTACAGATTAGACGAGACCGTTAGTAAAATGGAAGCCGTTCGTGGAGGTTCGGCCTCAATTTTTGCCAACAATGCTCCTGGAGGAATTATCAATTTTATTTCGAAAACAGGACAAAATGATTTTCAGGGAAGAGCCAAATTCACGACTTCAGATTACGGAATGTTCAGAACAGATCTTAATTTATCAGGCGCTTTAATTCAGGATAAATTATTTTTTAATGTTGGAGGTTTTTACAGAGCCGATAACGGAGTTAGAAACACCGGTTTTACAGCCAATAAAGGAGGGCAAATAAAAGGAAACATCACCTATAAATTTGATGATGACGATTATTTGAGAGTAAACTTTAAACACCTTGACGACAGAAATACATTCTATTTGCCAATTCCACTAAAAAGTAATAACGGAAAAGTAGAAGGAATTCCTGGATTTAACCCAAATTACGGAACGTTGACTTCGGTAAATTTAAGTCACTTAAATGTACCTCAATATGGCGGCGGAACTTTTAGCGCAGATTTAGAAGATGGTTCTCACCCAATTATCAACTCTATTGGAGCTGAATTCAAAAAGAAAATATCGGAGAAAGTAACGTTCAAAAATGCTTTCAAAAACACGAATATAGATTTAAATTACAATGCGATTTTCCCAAATGGAGGACCGTGGACACAAGATGGCTATGCAACAGATGTTCAAAATACAACAGCTAGTAATCTAACGTATTCTTATGTAGATAACGGACAAACGCTGGATCCAAACGCTTTGATTATGAGAGCAGATCTTTGGCATATCGAGAAAAAGATGAATAATTTTGCTAATAATTTCTCTTTCAATTTTGATTTAGATCCAGTGAAATTAACAGCGGGTTACTACTATTCGAACTGGAAATCAAATCAATACTGGAACTGGAATTCTTATTTGGTAGGTGTTTCAGACAATCCTAGATTATTAAATGTAAAAGACAATACCAGCGGAGTAGATCATACCTGGAATGGTGTAGAAAGAATCACCTGGCTAGAAAGAGATGCACAAACCAAAGGAGTTTTGAATGATATTTATGCTGATGCCGAAATTAAAGCAACGGATAATTTGACTTTCAACGCTGGTTTAAGATACAATAAAGACAAATATTCGGGCTACAGAGATAACGCCAGATTTGGTGCTGAAAACTTAGGGATTTTAGACAACAATACGGCTGATGATGCAGTAACAACGGTAAAAGGAAATCCGTATACCTATTGGAGATATGATGTGAGCGAATGGTCTTATACAGCTGCAGGAAATTATAAATTCAATGATAAAATGGCTTCGTATGTTCGTTACAGCCACGGATTTAGATCGCCAATCGAAGAATCTTTTTATGATAATGCAGCAGATTTAAGCAAATTGGAGAATACAGAAGTAAATCAGTTTGAATTAGGGTACAAATATGCAAGTTCATTTTTCTCTGTAAATGCGAATTTATTTCACATGAATCTAAAAAATGTTGCTTTCACGGATATTTTATCTGACGGAAGTTCTGAAAACAAATTTGCAGACGTAAACAATATTGGTCTTGAAGTAGAAACTAATGCCAGATATAGCATTGTAAAACTGAATTTTACATTCACAGTTCAAAAACCGGAATACGATAATTTTACAGGAACAAATGCTGATGGTTCGACCTTTGATTTCAACGGAAATACAGCACGAAGAATCCCTAAATTTTTCTGTAATCTAAGACCTGAAGTAGATATTACAAAAGATCTTACGGCTTATGTTCAGTTCTCTTACTTCGATAAAAAATTCACAAACCAGGATAACAGACAAGTTTTGCCAGCTTATAAAGAAGTTGGGGCAGGATTAAATTATACCTATAATAACCTTCGTTTTGCAGTTGATGCTTCAAACTTATTTAACGAAATTGGTTTAACAGAAGGAGATCCAAGACAAACAACATCTGCAGCAAGCGATGTGTTTATGGCAAGACCAATTTTAGGACGCGCGTTTAGATTTTCGGTAGCGATTAATTTCTAG